A genomic region of Roseateles amylovorans contains the following coding sequences:
- a CDS encoding IPT/TIG domain-containing protein codes for MAAINDTINPGDVISSALMRKIIDLINAHDAALSGGGGGGGITVPNLFGRPLSEARISLQLQQLSLGTVVDTGGVIINPSASASASLMVLNQVPVAGSQTVAGGAVNLVVAGSSGGTAPPPPANPVVTLLVPTSVRAGGSLEIRGSGFAGASSTVTMGGINAVVLGTSNATRLFVTVPSGIPGAPSLPGGAPATDIVVRVVNPGGQAATMAVTVLPPLTNPLAISSITPNPVSVGQAVTVAGTGFSATPGQQSVSFGGVPATPSAATSTQLTVTVPTGIPGLVAPGDSTTVNVTVTRSTDNVTSGALPLSVDL; via the coding sequence ATGGCAGCCATCAACGACACCATCAATCCGGGCGACGTGATCTCGTCGGCATTGATGCGCAAGATCATCGACCTGATCAACGCACATGATGCGGCGTTGAGCGGCGGGGGAGGCGGCGGCGGCATCACCGTGCCCAACCTGTTCGGGCGACCGCTCTCCGAGGCACGGATCTCGCTGCAGTTGCAGCAGCTGTCGCTCGGGACAGTGGTCGACACAGGCGGCGTGATCATCAATCCATCCGCCTCGGCGTCGGCATCCTTGATGGTGCTCAATCAGGTCCCTGTCGCCGGTTCGCAGACCGTGGCCGGCGGTGCGGTGAACTTGGTCGTGGCCGGAAGCAGCGGGGGCACGGCACCGCCGCCGCCAGCGAACCCGGTGGTGACGCTGTTGGTGCCGACCTCGGTGAGGGCGGGCGGATCGCTGGAGATCCGTGGATCGGGGTTCGCCGGCGCGAGCTCGACGGTGACGATGGGCGGCATCAATGCGGTGGTCCTGGGCACCAGCAATGCCACCCGATTGTTCGTGACGGTGCCGAGCGGCATTCCCGGCGCGCCCTCGCTGCCCGGAGGTGCGCCCGCCACGGACATCGTGGTGCGCGTGGTCAACCCCGGCGGGCAGGCGGCGACGATGGCGGTGACGGTGCTGCCCCCGTTGACCAACCCGTTGGCCATCTCCTCGATCACGCCAAATCCGGTCTCGGTGGGGCAGGCGGTGACCGTTGCAGGAACCGGTTTCTCGGCGACACCGGGCCAGCAATCGGTGAGCTTCGGCGGGGTTCCCGCGACGCCGTCGGCCGCCACGTCCACACAACTGACCGTCACCGTGCCGACCGGCATTCCCGGCCTGGTGGCGCCTGGCGACAGCACCACGGTGAATGTCACCGTGACCCGTAGCACCGACAACGTGACCAGCGGCGCCCTGCCGCTGTCCGTCGACCTTTGA
- a CDS encoding phage baseplate assembly protein V gives MTDLPPFEQLLNERLPTGWGGRWYGVCPALVIDLRDPDRQGRVKVTLPWTPDAGGQRYEAWARLATLFGGNNRGSWFVPDVDDEVLVAFEHGDPRRPYVVGGLWNGCDAPPESMDGAGTNNKKVIRSRNGVKLTFDDQDGQETLRLETPGGQKITLKDGPGAVTIEDSNGNSVKLETAGITITASAKVTVNASTVAVSAGMVTVDAGMSTFSGTVRAATVIADTVIGTSYLPGAGNMW, from the coding sequence GTGACCGACCTGCCTCCATTCGAACAACTGCTCAACGAGCGCCTGCCCACCGGCTGGGGCGGTCGCTGGTACGGCGTGTGTCCGGCGCTGGTCATCGACCTGCGTGACCCGGATCGCCAGGGCCGGGTGAAGGTGACCCTGCCCTGGACGCCCGATGCCGGCGGCCAGCGCTATGAGGCCTGGGCGCGGCTGGCCACGCTGTTCGGCGGCAACAACCGGGGCAGCTGGTTCGTGCCCGATGTGGACGACGAGGTGCTGGTCGCGTTCGAACACGGCGATCCCCGTCGTCCGTATGTGGTGGGCGGGCTCTGGAACGGCTGTGACGCGCCGCCGGAATCCATGGACGGTGCGGGCACCAACAACAAGAAGGTGATCCGGTCCCGCAACGGCGTGAAGCTCACCTTCGATGACCAGGACGGCCAGGAAACCCTGCGCCTGGAAACGCCCGGCGGCCAAAAGATCACGCTCAAGGACGGGCCCGGTGCGGTCACCATCGAGGACAGCAACGGCAACTCGGTGAAGCTGGAGACCGCCGGCATCACCATCACCGCCTCGGCCAAGGTCACCGTCAATGCCAGCACCGTTGCGGTCAGCGCCGGCATGGTGACGGTGGATGCGGGCATGTCCACCTTCTCCGGCACGGTGCGGGCGGCCACGGTGATCGCCGACACCGTCATCGGCACCTCCTATCTGCCGGGCGCCGGCAACATGTGGTGA
- a CDS encoding GPW/gp25 family protein, which produces MTSIFGRSLSFPPRVGSDGRFVWSQGETNIRESIAVILKTEPGERVGLPEFGAGLASFLFEPNNAATHARVQDAAQRALARWEPRIQVESLDMAVDPDDAENALMTITYKLVATATRERLTVGIALAAG; this is translated from the coding sequence ATGACCAGCATCTTCGGCCGCAGCCTGTCGTTCCCGCCGCGGGTGGGGTCGGATGGCCGCTTCGTATGGTCGCAGGGCGAGACCAACATCCGCGAGTCGATCGCGGTGATCCTCAAGACCGAGCCGGGCGAACGTGTCGGCCTGCCCGAATTCGGCGCCGGCCTGGCGAGCTTCCTGTTCGAGCCCAACAACGCGGCCACCCATGCCCGGGTGCAGGACGCGGCCCAACGCGCGCTGGCCCGATGGGAGCCGCGGATCCAGGTCGAGTCGCTGGACATGGCGGTCGATCCCGACGATGCGGAGAACGCGCTCATGACCATCACCTACAAGCTGGTCGCCACCGCGACCCGGGAGCGGCTGACGGTCGGCATCGCGCTGGCCGCCGGGTGA
- a CDS encoding phage tail protein: MKNVNGARFQLLLGQADWGRCLDGEADGIDAAATPQTLSTWWDAAASSGASSSPASSSPTLPTPPIVSPPAWDGERNELTLAPRTVELPATAAEAPLTLDARRGAAADRNGNVYRVSEDRHALRVASLARADDSPFWPADPSDCSPQRTQERLSFQTCAPAAASVPATYLALAVTADDWLVVAFAQGVRRGLLSFDLVAGGQPLEVPWPEDLPFEPFDMCAREGGGVWILDRLNARLWELDCTLAVVRSGQPLRPLAAPVVDDFQPLSGPSRTQPARDFPAGLSLLDSPGWVMDPIALETDLADGVWLLDRDETAGRSRVVRLRRTGDDWARAASAWLPLPALAHDFVHASARRWPAGDDTSTTLCFIATTIGNQVHAFHVVDALAPKPGVTAATVPGGFALQALPLLYPLRRFGGRALIAVRGDGSYDSGLAAPVWTPFVQQPRARFETEATLISPVFDSGELGITWDKLLIDAAIPAGTAVDVWSRAADEFDGPMALGSPEGWDSSSFASGAPVPGQSLVGGWTREPALLLRPEGSELPWMRSDAMPPTCREAGQGTWELLLQAAQGRYLQLKLRLRSEHGTRSPRLRALRVWSPRFSYSQRFLPVVYREDEAGANFLERWLANFESTFTGIEDKIARATALFDARTVPPQALPWLAEWFDLALDPTWDERRHRLLVRHAMDFFRWRGTVHGLRLALALAFDPCFDAAMFDGPSDTDLGPRRIRIVESYQTRLIGALAAGDPGASVASSGVGAMSTTDSGSGPRTVVTQSRWTPDEGNAGLADRWATWQGRVATPTEQLMPWSLVPPTEANAAADWASFCSAVLGFVPSTGAQERARLQAWLRARYGSVAQINQRHGSAYASVEAIALPTQVPSDVDAAADWATFCAIADSTLNRPRWQDFLARRYRRIERLRTAHGTAWPSFDQVPIPDALPITRAAQLDWLQFEGQLLAMHRTAHRFSVLLPVDSVMADPFELEQRLSLAQRIVALEKPAHTVFDVRLFWSFNRIGEARLGLDTQLGGGSRAPELIPDAVVGRSYIGASFVGGPAAPSATDRRLLAC, from the coding sequence ATGAAAAACGTCAACGGCGCTCGCTTCCAGCTGCTGCTCGGACAGGCCGACTGGGGTCGGTGTCTCGACGGCGAGGCCGACGGGATCGACGCGGCTGCCACCCCGCAGACGCTGTCAACCTGGTGGGACGCGGCCGCATCGAGCGGCGCGTCGAGCAGCCCCGCCAGCAGTTCACCGACCCTGCCGACCCCGCCGATCGTTTCGCCGCCGGCCTGGGATGGCGAGCGCAACGAACTCACGCTGGCCCCGCGCACCGTCGAACTGCCCGCCACCGCGGCCGAAGCGCCGCTGACGCTGGACGCGCGCCGCGGTGCAGCGGCGGACCGCAATGGCAATGTCTATCGTGTCTCGGAGGACCGGCACGCCTTGCGGGTGGCCTCGCTGGCCAGGGCCGACGACAGCCCGTTCTGGCCCGCTGATCCGTCGGACTGCAGCCCGCAGCGCACGCAGGAACGCCTGAGCTTCCAGACCTGCGCGCCTGCGGCAGCATCGGTACCGGCGACCTACCTCGCGCTGGCGGTGACCGCGGACGACTGGCTGGTGGTGGCCTTTGCACAGGGCGTCCGCCGCGGCCTGCTGAGCTTTGACTTGGTGGCGGGCGGCCAACCGCTGGAAGTGCCTTGGCCCGAGGACCTCCCGTTCGAGCCCTTCGACATGTGCGCCCGCGAGGGCGGCGGCGTGTGGATCCTGGACCGCCTCAACGCGCGGCTATGGGAGCTGGACTGCACGCTGGCCGTGGTGCGCAGCGGCCAGCCGCTGCGGCCGCTGGCCGCGCCGGTGGTGGATGATTTCCAGCCGCTGTCCGGCCCGTCACGCACCCAGCCCGCACGCGACTTTCCCGCCGGACTCTCGCTGTTGGACAGTCCGGGTTGGGTGATGGATCCGATCGCCCTCGAGACCGACTTGGCCGACGGTGTGTGGCTGCTGGACCGGGATGAGACCGCCGGCCGCTCGCGTGTGGTTCGCCTGCGCCGCACCGGGGACGACTGGGCCCGGGCGGCGTCCGCGTGGCTGCCGTTGCCCGCGCTGGCTCACGACTTTGTGCATGCGAGTGCGCGCCGTTGGCCGGCGGGAGACGACACGTCCACGACGCTGTGCTTCATCGCCACCACCATCGGCAACCAGGTGCATGCGTTCCATGTGGTGGATGCGCTGGCGCCCAAGCCGGGCGTGACAGCGGCCACCGTCCCCGGCGGCTTTGCACTCCAGGCCTTGCCACTGCTGTATCCGCTGCGTCGCTTCGGCGGGCGCGCGTTGATCGCGGTGCGCGGGGATGGCAGCTATGACAGCGGACTCGCCGCTCCGGTATGGACGCCGTTCGTCCAGCAGCCGCGGGCGCGTTTCGAGACCGAGGCGACGCTGATCTCGCCGGTGTTCGACAGTGGCGAGCTGGGCATCACCTGGGACAAGCTGCTGATCGACGCCGCCATTCCGGCGGGCACGGCGGTGGACGTCTGGAGCCGGGCGGCGGATGAGTTCGACGGCCCGATGGCGCTTGGCAGTCCCGAGGGGTGGGACAGCTCGTCCTTCGCTTCCGGCGCGCCAGTGCCGGGGCAATCGCTGGTGGGCGGGTGGACGCGTGAACCCGCGTTGCTGCTGCGGCCGGAGGGCTCGGAGCTGCCCTGGATGCGGAGCGATGCCATGCCGCCGACCTGCCGCGAAGCGGGGCAGGGCACCTGGGAGTTGCTGCTGCAGGCGGCGCAGGGCCGTTATCTGCAGCTGAAGCTGCGGCTGCGCAGCGAGCACGGCACCCGCTCGCCGCGGCTGCGGGCGCTGCGGGTTTGGTCGCCGAGATTCTCGTATTCGCAGCGGTTCCTGCCGGTGGTCTACCGCGAGGACGAGGCCGGTGCGAACTTCCTCGAGCGCTGGCTCGCGAACTTCGAAAGCACCTTCACCGGCATCGAGGACAAGATCGCCCGGGCCACCGCGCTTTTCGACGCACGCACCGTGCCGCCGCAGGCGCTGCCGTGGTTGGCGGAATGGTTCGACCTGGCACTGGATCCGACCTGGGACGAGCGCCGCCATCGCTTGCTGGTCCGACATGCGATGGACTTCTTCCGCTGGCGCGGCACGGTGCACGGCCTGCGGCTGGCGTTGGCGCTGGCCTTCGATCCCTGCTTTGATGCGGCGATGTTCGACGGGCCGAGCGACACGGATCTGGGCCCGCGACGGATACGCATCGTCGAGTCCTACCAGACGCGCTTGATCGGTGCGCTCGCGGCGGGCGATCCGGGGGCGTCGGTCGCATCGTCCGGGGTGGGGGCCATGTCGACCACTGACAGCGGTAGCGGCCCGCGGACTGTCGTCACCCAATCCCGCTGGACGCCCGACGAGGGCAATGCCGGCCTGGCCGATCGCTGGGCGACCTGGCAGGGACGGGTGGCCACGCCCACCGAACAGCTGATGCCGTGGTCGCTGGTGCCGCCCACCGAGGCGAATGCAGCGGCCGACTGGGCGAGCTTCTGCAGCGCCGTGCTGGGTTTCGTGCCGTCGACCGGGGCGCAGGAACGGGCGCGCTTGCAGGCCTGGCTGCGAGCGCGCTACGGCAGCGTCGCGCAGATCAATCAACGGCATGGCAGCGCCTACGCCAGTGTCGAGGCGATCGCGCTGCCGACGCAGGTGCCGTCCGATGTCGATGCCGCCGCCGACTGGGCGACCTTCTGCGCCATCGCTGACAGCACCTTGAACCGGCCACGCTGGCAGGACTTCCTGGCGCGGCGCTATCGCCGCATTGAACGCTTGCGGACGGCGCACGGCACCGCGTGGCCGAGCTTTGATCAGGTGCCGATCCCGGATGCATTGCCCATCACCCGCGCGGCGCAGCTGGACTGGCTGCAGTTCGAAGGCCAGTTGCTGGCGATGCACCGCACCGCGCATCGGTTCTCGGTGCTGTTGCCGGTAGACAGCGTCATGGCCGATCCGTTCGAGCTGGAACAGCGGCTCAGCCTGGCGCAGCGGATCGTGGCGCTGGAGAAGCCGGCGCACACCGTTTTCGATGTCCGGCTGTTCTGGTCTTTCAACCGGATCGGCGAAGCGCGGCTGGGGCTGGACACCCAGCTCGGCGGCGGCAGCCGCGCGCCGGAGCTGATTCCCGACGCGGTGGTCGGGCGGTCCTATATCGGGGCGAGCTTTGTCGGCGGACCGGCGGCGCCAAGTGCCACCGACCGCCGCTTGCTGGCCTGTTGA
- a CDS encoding choice-of-anchor X domain-containing protein: protein MKSAVLVFAVAATATGLLASDARADATVAFVINDRPAKVPVARVRWNFALAGAPAGASASINGVAASVGMGFVSLPNGDRFRLDGAPTMNSGQAVSLLYEARSHFDPSDFCQLKAGLPANTLPKTVTVNFSGPQITQHALGAYTVAGVTKATTLLCQQAKRRVQDGYAVNTPPPAPAPAAPQRLPLDVILVLDKSGSMGWELPGSAPNSLPTRWTALGTALDQFVALWDQASESGVTGDRLGLVHFDSTGQPADFGGGSIFRTRGNWASLLAQAKGKSPGGSTAIGDGLNKAIGKWVSDPANFDAAVILMTDGEQNVDPRIAKIAGTDDWALGAVGAPVAGTDELYRKGLPIQTIGFGTPASIETDLLSGIAAQTAGTSIVTATATGLSTAMQDVLLQALKGNTLGLLARTTGTVAGIGAPPIRLRSLPAAAGASAPTGPLSAPIPLQVDPSVRRVTVVLDWVGRSNLFRLWLQPPGGTAIKPSLQKLGSSWLVASVDVPADGPGGEWNALVEGNDISAPTPFRLSAYAVDSRLKYALNFGRDSSGTGDAIPLMVEATYDGKPLTGIAGGIRIRPASPAESAGNILHAAATAGPDPRPDQSATTAKALSLAVTDKLLERIEPKPTGQQLILSDAGTSGDTSANDGVYTGSVSDTRVPGRYRFDVALEWDDPRTGKVRRIESIERVVSAIPNSGQTVVAIAAPTGDGVYQVKVTPRDRFGNHVGPGYGRVVQVKVSGSGIVGPVADPLQTGDYTVRISGVAPGTTPGLDIWVDGRPVRTGQPLKPGTSGGEYGPIPGPGPGPGSSPYALWLAGGIAIPHGKFADTQSTGPALAIGIDYAFSSDMSLEGTVSWHRLDGKTGQPNAKVTQVGLNGKWYFSPGTGPMRPFATLGAGVYSFDPGKSRLGFNIGLGGQWQVAPQWSVEGRYQLHAVTSNSPQSVHSTLLLGLRYSY, encoded by the coding sequence ATGAAATCAGCTGTTCTTGTCTTTGCGGTGGCGGCGACTGCCACTGGTCTGTTGGCATCCGACGCTCGTGCTGACGCGACCGTGGCGTTCGTCATCAACGATCGACCCGCCAAAGTCCCCGTGGCCCGCGTGCGCTGGAACTTCGCACTGGCGGGTGCGCCGGCTGGTGCTTCTGCCTCCATCAATGGCGTCGCGGCCTCAGTGGGCATGGGATTCGTGAGTCTTCCCAACGGAGATCGATTCCGTCTGGACGGCGCGCCGACGATGAACAGCGGTCAGGCGGTGAGTTTGCTGTACGAGGCCCGCAGTCATTTTGATCCGTCAGATTTCTGCCAGTTGAAGGCGGGATTGCCGGCCAATACGCTGCCCAAGACGGTGACGGTGAATTTTTCCGGCCCGCAGATCACCCAACATGCACTGGGGGCCTATACCGTTGCCGGTGTGACTAAAGCGACGACCTTGTTGTGCCAACAAGCGAAGCGCCGGGTGCAAGACGGGTACGCGGTCAATACGCCACCGCCTGCGCCGGCCCCTGCTGCACCGCAGCGCCTGCCACTGGATGTCATCCTGGTGTTGGACAAGTCAGGCAGCATGGGCTGGGAACTTCCGGGCAGTGCGCCCAACAGCCTCCCGACGCGCTGGACCGCCTTGGGGACTGCACTCGATCAATTCGTCGCCTTGTGGGACCAGGCCTCGGAGTCGGGCGTGACGGGCGATCGGCTGGGTCTGGTTCATTTCGATTCCACGGGGCAGCCGGCGGATTTCGGTGGGGGCAGCATCTTTCGAACCCGCGGCAACTGGGCGTCGTTGTTGGCCCAGGCCAAGGGCAAGTCACCGGGAGGCAGCACCGCCATCGGCGATGGGCTGAACAAGGCCATCGGCAAGTGGGTGAGCGATCCCGCCAACTTTGATGCAGCGGTCATCCTGATGACCGATGGCGAGCAGAACGTCGATCCGCGCATCGCCAAGATTGCGGGGACCGACGACTGGGCGCTTGGCGCTGTGGGGGCGCCGGTGGCGGGCACGGATGAGCTCTACAGAAAGGGCCTGCCGATCCAGACCATCGGCTTTGGAACCCCCGCGTCGATCGAAACCGATCTGTTGAGCGGCATTGCCGCTCAGACCGCCGGAACCTCCATCGTGACTGCAACTGCCACGGGGTTGTCGACGGCCATGCAGGATGTGCTGCTGCAAGCGCTCAAGGGCAATACCTTGGGGCTGCTGGCTCGCACCACCGGGACGGTGGCTGGGATTGGCGCGCCTCCGATCCGGCTCAGAAGCCTTCCTGCTGCCGCGGGGGCATCTGCTCCCACCGGACCGCTCTCGGCGCCGATCCCGCTGCAGGTCGATCCGTCGGTCCGCCGGGTCACGGTGGTGCTCGATTGGGTCGGGCGGAGCAATCTGTTCAGGCTCTGGCTGCAGCCGCCGGGGGGCACGGCGATCAAGCCATCGCTCCAGAAGCTGGGTTCAAGTTGGCTGGTGGCGTCAGTCGATGTGCCTGCGGACGGTCCCGGCGGTGAATGGAATGCGCTCGTTGAGGGCAACGACATCAGTGCGCCGACGCCGTTCCGACTCTCTGCCTACGCGGTCGACAGTCGACTGAAGTACGCCTTGAACTTCGGTCGCGACAGCAGTGGCACCGGGGATGCGATCCCGCTGATGGTGGAGGCCACTTATGACGGCAAGCCGCTGACGGGCATCGCCGGGGGCATCCGCATCCGCCCGGCCTCGCCGGCCGAGTCCGCCGGCAACATCCTGCATGCCGCCGCCACCGCCGGCCCCGACCCTCGGCCGGATCAGAGCGCCACCACCGCCAAGGCGTTGTCACTGGCGGTGACGGACAAGTTGCTGGAGCGGATCGAGCCCAAGCCCACCGGCCAGCAACTGATCCTCAGCGACGCCGGAACCAGTGGCGATACATCGGCCAATGACGGTGTCTACACCGGCAGCGTGTCCGACACCCGAGTGCCGGGGCGCTACCGCTTCGATGTGGCGCTGGAATGGGACGATCCGAGGACCGGCAAGGTGCGGCGGATTGAATCGATCGAACGGGTGGTCTCGGCCATTCCCAACAGCGGGCAGACGGTGGTGGCCATCGCGGCGCCGACCGGTGATGGCGTCTATCAGGTCAAGGTGACGCCGCGGGATCGGTTCGGCAACCATGTCGGGCCGGGTTATGGCCGCGTGGTGCAAGTCAAGGTGAGTGGATCAGGCATCGTCGGTCCGGTCGCCGACCCGCTGCAGACCGGCGACTACACCGTCCGCATCAGCGGCGTGGCACCCGGCACCACACCGGGACTGGATATCTGGGTCGATGGCCGGCCGGTGCGCACCGGTCAGCCCCTGAAGCCCGGCACCAGCGGCGGCGAGTACGGGCCCATTCCCGGACCCGGCCCGGGCCCGGGCAGCAGCCCTTACGCCCTGTGGCTGGCCGGCGGCATCGCCATCCCGCATGGCAAGTTCGCCGACACCCAGAGCACCGGACCGGCTTTGGCCATCGGCATCGACTATGCGTTCTCCAGCGACATGTCGCTCGAAGGCACCGTCTCCTGGCATCGGCTGGACGGCAAGACCGGCCAACCCAATGCGAAGGTCACGCAGGTCGGGCTGAACGGCAAGTGGTATTTCTCGCCCGGCACCGGGCCGATGCGGCCGTTCGCCACCTTGGGCGCGGGCGTCTACAGCTTCGATCCGGGCAAGAGCCGGCTGGGCTTCAACATCGGGCTGGGTGGGCAATGGCAGGTGGCGCCGCAATGGTCGGTGGAGGGCCGCTATCAACTGCATGCGGTCACCAGCAACTCGCCGCAGTCGGTGCATTCGACGCTGCTGCTTGGCCTGCGCTACTCCTACTGA
- a CDS encoding baseplate J/gp47 family protein — MPITPPPLDDRRFTQLVDSTLARARVHTPEWTNFNQSDPGVTLVQLFAFLTENLLYRANLVPQRNRARFLQMLRLPLASASAANGLVAIANDRGEATVQTLPADLEVRAGAVPFRTQLGLEVLPLEARVFFKRPLAAASQSPDLMAYYRLLYASYQMPFPDDVQLYETVALDPQVVDSVDLNADTIDAGLWIALLARRTDVPDVGPDPWKTLRDRLGGRTLTLGLVPALEATSASLTPTGQAQPGQMLRFELPEVKADGRVARDANDRPAPSYRQLEARTEVDLLSVPGVVQLTLPGAAQLRPWQDVDPLEGGVGDMPPTLDDPTLGSRLVTWLRVRVNGAAQARIRWTGINAAPIRQIQRVAAEPLADGDGTPDQSRRLARAPVLPGSVTVITRAGDEPPLTWSEIDDLAAAGPEVPVGNPRSTAREWQADDSGRTDVFELDAEAGELRFGDGLRGRRLPLGARVLAAYAFCQGAAGNVAEGAIDSAPQLPSGFTVTNPVQTWGGADAEDVATGEKQVRRYLQHRDRLVSADDFEAITLRAPGVQIGRVEILPAFHPDLVPNEPGAAPGVVTVMAIPKLDPGQPDAPRADRLFLNALCQHLDPRRLVTTELVVRGPVYKGLWISVGVETAAGFAIAEVVDAVKARLRAWLAPVGPNGDQPRETPLFSARSVDPARGWPLRTPVASRVMLAEVARVAGVLSVADVLIAEGSRAAADVIGMTGLELPRVLGISVVSGDPLPLDALRGGSTGSATPTTVSLLPVPVVPETC; from the coding sequence ATGCCGATCACGCCGCCGCCGCTCGATGACCGCCGCTTCACGCAGCTGGTCGACAGCACGTTGGCCCGCGCCCGCGTGCACACGCCCGAGTGGACCAATTTCAACCAGAGCGATCCCGGCGTGACGCTGGTGCAGCTGTTCGCCTTCCTCACCGAGAACCTGCTCTACCGCGCCAACCTCGTGCCGCAGCGCAACCGCGCCCGCTTCCTGCAGATGTTGCGGCTGCCGCTGGCCAGTGCCTCGGCCGCGAACGGGCTGGTGGCGATCGCCAACGATCGCGGCGAGGCCACGGTGCAGACCCTGCCCGCCGATCTGGAGGTGCGAGCCGGCGCCGTGCCGTTCCGCACCCAACTCGGCCTGGAGGTGCTGCCGCTGGAGGCCCGCGTCTTCTTCAAGCGCCCGCTGGCGGCGGCGTCCCAGTCCCCGGACCTGATGGCGTACTACCGGCTGCTCTATGCGTCCTACCAGATGCCGTTCCCGGACGATGTGCAGCTGTATGAAACCGTGGCGCTGGATCCGCAGGTGGTCGACAGCGTGGACCTGAACGCCGACACCATCGATGCCGGCCTGTGGATCGCGCTGCTGGCCCGGCGCACCGATGTGCCGGACGTGGGCCCGGACCCCTGGAAGACGCTGCGCGATCGCCTGGGCGGTCGCACCCTGACGCTGGGCCTGGTGCCGGCGCTGGAGGCGACCTCGGCCTCGCTGACGCCGACCGGCCAGGCGCAGCCCGGTCAGATGCTGCGCTTCGAGCTGCCCGAGGTGAAGGCCGATGGGCGCGTCGCACGGGACGCGAACGATCGGCCCGCTCCGTCCTATCGCCAACTGGAGGCCCGCACCGAGGTCGACCTGCTGTCGGTGCCCGGCGTGGTGCAACTGACCCTGCCCGGCGCGGCGCAATTGCGGCCCTGGCAGGACGTGGATCCGCTGGAGGGCGGCGTCGGCGACATGCCGCCCACGCTGGACGACCCGACGCTGGGCTCGCGCCTCGTGACCTGGTTGCGGGTGCGGGTGAATGGTGCGGCGCAGGCACGCATCCGCTGGACCGGCATCAATGCGGCCCCGATCCGTCAGATCCAGCGCGTGGCCGCCGAGCCCCTGGCCGATGGCGACGGCACGCCCGACCAGTCCCGTCGGCTCGCCCGCGCGCCGGTGCTGCCAGGCAGTGTGACGGTGATCACCCGCGCGGGCGACGAGCCCCCGCTGACCTGGTCCGAGATCGACGACCTGGCCGCGGCCGGTCCCGAAGTGCCAGTCGGCAATCCGCGCTCGACCGCCCGTGAATGGCAGGCCGACGACAGCGGCCGCACCGACGTGTTCGAGCTGGATGCCGAGGCCGGCGAGCTGCGCTTCGGCGACGGTCTGCGTGGCCGCCGCCTGCCGCTGGGTGCGCGAGTGCTCGCCGCCTATGCCTTCTGCCAAGGCGCAGCCGGCAATGTGGCTGAGGGCGCGATCGACAGCGCGCCGCAACTGCCCTCCGGTTTCACCGTGACCAATCCGGTCCAGACCTGGGGCGGCGCGGATGCCGAGGATGTGGCCACCGGCGAGAAGCAGGTCCGGCGTTATTTGCAGCATCGCGACCGGTTGGTGAGCGCGGATGATTTCGAAGCCATCACGCTGCGCGCTCCGGGCGTGCAGATCGGCCGGGTCGAGATCCTGCCGGCCTTCCATCCCGACCTGGTGCCCAACGAGCCTGGCGCTGCGCCCGGCGTGGTCACGGTGATGGCAATCCCGAAGCTCGACCCCGGTCAGCCCGATGCGCCACGGGCCGATCGGCTGTTCCTCAATGCGCTGTGCCAGCACCTGGACCCGCGTCGCCTGGTGACGACCGAGCTGGTGGTGCGCGGACCGGTCTACAAGGGCCTCTGGATCTCGGTCGGTGTGGAGACGGCCGCCGGCTTCGCCATCGCCGAGGTGGTGGACGCGGTGAAAGCCCGGCTGCGGGCCTGGCTTGCGCCGGTCGGACCGAACGGCGATCAGCCGCGTGAGACGCCGCTGTTCAGCGCCCGCAGCGTGGATCCGGCGCGCGGCTGGCCGCTGCGCACGCCGGTGGCCAGCCGAGTGATGCTGGCGGAGGTGGCGCGCGTGGCGGGGGTGCTGTCGGTGGCGGATGTGCTGATCGCCGAAGGCAGCCGCGCGGCGGCCGATGTCATCGGCATGACCGGCCTGGAATTGCCACGCGTGCTCGGCATCTCGGTGGTGTCGGGCGATCCGTTGCCCCTGGATGCGCTGCGCGGCGGCAGCACCGGCAGCGCCACGCCCACGACGGTGTCGCTGCTGCCGGTGCCGGTGGTGCCGGAGACCTGCTGA